In the Pseudolabrys taiwanensis genome, one interval contains:
- a CDS encoding chromate transporter — MKDDLPLALILVFVPFSLVSIGGGTSILAGIHHQAVDVHHWVTAREFVDLFAISRAAPGPGSMLTTLIGWHVWGWSGAVIATLALFVPSSLLCYGVAHVWRRHRGKRWHTALEQGLAPIGIGLMLAGAVTVLRIGSGGVLAWVVAFGSAGLMSWQPRLHPLLIFAVGGAIFVAARASGLSLFGS; from the coding sequence ATGAAGGATGACCTGCCGCTCGCGTTGATCCTCGTCTTCGTGCCGTTCTCGCTGGTCTCGATCGGCGGCGGCACCAGCATCCTCGCCGGCATCCATCATCAGGCCGTCGACGTGCATCACTGGGTCACGGCCCGCGAATTCGTCGATCTGTTCGCCATATCGCGCGCGGCGCCCGGGCCGGGCTCGATGCTGACCACCTTGATCGGCTGGCACGTCTGGGGCTGGTCGGGCGCGGTGATCGCGACGCTCGCCTTGTTCGTGCCGTCGTCGCTGCTGTGCTACGGCGTCGCGCATGTCTGGCGGCGTCATCGCGGCAAGCGCTGGCATACCGCGCTGGAGCAGGGACTCGCGCCGATCGGCATCGGTCTCATGCTCGCCGGCGCGGTGACGGTGCTGCGCATCGGCAGCGGCGGTGTGCTTGCGTGGGTGGTGGCGTTCGGCTCGGCCGGACTCATGTCGTGGCAGCCGCGCCTGCATCCCTTGCTCATCTTCGCCGTTGGCGGGGCGATCTTCGTCGCCGCCCGCGCGTCCGGTCTGTCTCTCTTCGGCAGTTGA
- a CDS encoding formate/nitrite transporter family protein translates to MSYLVPSEFATKMVDAGESKVFMSTRDTVVRAYMAGAILALAAWMAITINVNTGQPLAGAILFPVGFIMLYLLGFDLLTGVFVLVPLALLDKRPGVTVKGVLRNWALVFIGNFAGALTVAFMMAFVTTFGFTQGPDKVGTVIGNIGESRTLGYESHGAAGMATLFIRGMLCNWMVSTGVVGAMVSTNVTGKVVAMWMPIFLFFYMVFEHSVVNMFLFPAGLMLHAKFSILDYFIWNEIPTALGNLVGGLAFTGLTLYATHVRTAPKRTVELRKVA, encoded by the coding sequence ATGTCTTATCTCGTGCCTTCGGAATTCGCCACCAAGATGGTGGATGCCGGTGAATCCAAAGTGTTCATGTCGACGCGGGACACGGTGGTGCGCGCCTATATGGCCGGCGCCATTCTCGCTTTGGCGGCCTGGATGGCGATCACCATCAATGTGAATACAGGTCAGCCGCTCGCCGGCGCGATCCTGTTTCCGGTCGGCTTCATCATGCTTTATCTGCTGGGCTTCGATCTGCTGACCGGCGTGTTCGTGCTCGTGCCGCTGGCTTTGCTCGACAAGCGGCCCGGCGTCACGGTGAAGGGCGTGTTGCGCAACTGGGCCCTGGTGTTCATCGGCAATTTCGCCGGCGCGCTCACCGTCGCTTTCATGATGGCCTTCGTCACCACGTTCGGCTTCACGCAGGGGCCGGACAAGGTCGGCACCGTCATCGGCAATATTGGCGAAAGCCGCACGCTCGGCTATGAGTCGCATGGTGCGGCGGGCATGGCAACCTTGTTCATCCGCGGCATGCTGTGCAACTGGATGGTGTCGACCGGCGTAGTCGGTGCGATGGTGTCGACCAACGTCACCGGCAAAGTCGTCGCCATGTGGATGCCGATCTTCCTGTTCTTCTACATGGTGTTCGAGCATTCGGTCGTGAACATGTTCTTGTTCCCGGCGGGCCTGATGCTGCACGCCAAGTTCTCGATCCTCGACTACTTCATCTGGAACGAGATCCCGACCGCGCTCGGCAACCTCGTCGGCGGCCTCGCCTTCACCGGCCTGACGCTTTACGCGACGCACGTCCGCACCGCGCCGAAGCGCACGGTCGAACTCCGCAAGGTCGCGTAA
- a CDS encoding YihY/virulence factor BrkB family protein — protein sequence MALIDRITPGVRRTNVPALLAGAALVGTYALSLAFRPAAPAQRLAATTAIVPRRGWTFWRGVLLRTYTAFNDDRLLALAAGVVFYALLALFPAITALVSSYALFAAPSTITGHLALVASMVPQGAYSIVDEQVTRIVTRTTGTLGFTFFFGLGLALWSANAGVKAVLDALNIAYGVKERRGFIRLNLVSLAFTIGGIAMLLLAIAGVVAMPIALSYLPVGRLNESALTWLRWPGLLVLLLLGLALLYRFGPDLDNARFRWISPGAAFATLAWLLGSALLSWYLRSFADYDATYGSLGAAMALMMWMWMSAITVLLGAELNAEIDAAAAASRARDDDL from the coding sequence ATGGCCCTCATCGACCGCATCACTCCCGGTGTCCGGCGCACGAATGTGCCGGCCTTGTTGGCGGGGGCGGCGCTGGTCGGCACCTACGCGCTCAGCCTGGCATTCCGTCCGGCGGCACCGGCCCAAAGGCTGGCGGCGACCACCGCGATCGTGCCGCGTCGCGGCTGGACGTTCTGGCGCGGCGTTCTGCTGCGCACGTACACTGCATTCAATGACGACCGCCTGCTCGCGCTGGCTGCAGGCGTTGTGTTCTACGCGCTTCTCGCGCTGTTTCCGGCGATCACGGCGCTGGTGTCGAGTTACGCGCTGTTCGCGGCGCCCTCGACCATCACCGGCCATCTGGCGCTGGTCGCCAGCATGGTGCCGCAGGGCGCCTACAGCATCGTCGACGAGCAGGTGACGCGGATCGTGACCCGCACGACGGGAACGCTGGGCTTTACTTTCTTCTTCGGTCTTGGCCTGGCGCTGTGGAGCGCCAATGCCGGCGTGAAGGCCGTGCTGGACGCGCTCAACATCGCCTATGGCGTGAAGGAACGCCGTGGTTTTATCAGGCTCAATCTCGTGTCGCTGGCGTTCACGATCGGCGGCATTGCGATGCTGTTGCTCGCCATCGCCGGCGTCGTCGCGATGCCTATTGCGCTCTCTTATCTGCCCGTCGGCCGCTTGAATGAGAGCGCGCTGACATGGCTGCGTTGGCCGGGGCTGCTTGTGCTGCTGCTGCTCGGATTGGCGCTGCTCTATCGCTTCGGTCCCGACCTCGATAATGCGCGGTTTCGCTGGATCAGTCCCGGCGCGGCCTTTGCGACGCTGGCCTGGCTGTTAGGCTCGGCGCTGCTGTCCTGGTATTTGCGCAGCTTCGCCGATTACGACGCGACCTACGGCTCGCTCGGGGCGGCTATGGCGCTGATGATGTGGATGTGGATGAGCGCCATCACCGTGCTGCTCGGGGCTGAGCTCAATGCCGAGATCGATGCCGCCGCGGCCGCGTCTCGGGCAAGGGACGATGATCTGTGA
- the greA gene encoding transcription elongation factor GreA — protein MEKIPMTAEGYAVLEAELKHCQSVERPRIIQQITEARSHGDLSENAEYHAAKEQQSLNEGRIDELQDKLARADIIDVSKLSGDTIKFGATVTLIDEDTEEKKVWQIVGEPEANAKAGKISITSPLARALIGKAKGATVEVNAPGGAKAYEIKKVEWR, from the coding sequence ATGGAAAAGATTCCGATGACCGCCGAGGGCTATGCCGTGCTCGAAGCCGAGCTCAAACATTGTCAGTCGGTCGAGCGGCCGCGCATCATCCAGCAGATCACCGAGGCGCGTTCGCATGGCGACCTGTCGGAGAACGCCGAATATCACGCCGCCAAGGAACAGCAGTCGCTCAACGAAGGCCGCATCGACGAGCTGCAGGACAAGCTGGCGCGCGCCGACATCATCGACGTCTCCAAGCTGTCGGGCGACACCATCAAGTTTGGCGCCACCGTCACCCTGATCGACGAAGACACCGAAGAGAAGAAGGTGTGGCAGATCGTCGGCGAGCCCGAAGCCAATGCCAAGGCCGGCAAGATTTCGATCACCTCGCCGCTCGCACGCGCGCTGATCGGCAAGGCGAAGGGCGCCACCGTCGAGGTCAACGCGCCCGGCGGCGCCAAGGCTTACGAGATCAAGAAGGTGGAGTGGCGGTAG
- a CDS encoding YciI family protein, whose amino-acid sequence MSLQSIAVTDILQACDGMLRKQLYVIFTKPTKGMEPVMAVLKEHLDFQIDLERRGIMFGAGPFWNDAEEAWEGEGMVIVRAESLAAAKAIAASDPMHKAGARSYTVRPWLLNEGTVTIKLTYSDGKREVI is encoded by the coding sequence ATGAGTCTGCAATCGATTGCTGTGACGGATATTTTGCAAGCCTGCGACGGCATGCTGCGCAAGCAGCTCTATGTGATCTTCACCAAGCCGACGAAGGGCATGGAGCCGGTCATGGCGGTGCTCAAGGAGCATCTCGACTTTCAGATCGACCTCGAGCGGCGCGGCATCATGTTCGGCGCGGGTCCGTTCTGGAACGATGCCGAAGAGGCCTGGGAAGGCGAAGGCATGGTCATCGTCCGGGCCGAGTCGCTCGCCGCGGCGAAGGCGATCGCCGCGTCCGATCCGATGCACAAAGCCGGCGCGCGCAGCTACACGGTGCGGCCGTGGCTGCTCAACGAAGGCACGGTGACGATCAAGCTGACCTATTCGGACGGCAAGCGCGAAGTCATCTGA
- a CDS encoding LysR family transcriptional regulator, with amino-acid sequence MDRLKAMQSFVRVMRAGNFSTAARQLGVSRALISRHIIALEQHLGFPLLSRSTRNVAPTEAAHSYLEFCEGVLREMEREQEFGHYREKTATTVKMVGPKSFGTLKLADAILALAKAEPQLQLSLSLEDFSFRANEFMEKGYDIAICISSINDSALISRRIATLEWLVCAAPDYIRRHGRPNHPQDLKHHACLAHLNLEPNDRLWRFDSDGKRLSVKIDGPFQSNSALLLREATLRGLGIAILPLYAVAEDVAAGRLTPLLRRHRLGSRPLAAVYPRSLARSSKVKTVNSWLMRWFREHDPNTYAD; translated from the coding sequence ATGGACCGTCTGAAGGCGATGCAGAGTTTCGTGCGGGTGATGCGCGCCGGCAATTTCTCGACCGCGGCGCGGCAGCTCGGCGTCTCGCGCGCGCTGATCTCGCGGCACATCATCGCGCTCGAACAGCATCTCGGCTTTCCGTTGCTCAGCCGCTCGACGCGCAACGTGGCGCCGACCGAAGCCGCGCACTCTTATCTGGAGTTCTGCGAAGGCGTCTTGCGCGAAATGGAGCGCGAGCAGGAGTTCGGTCATTACCGCGAGAAGACCGCGACCACCGTCAAGATGGTGGGACCGAAGTCGTTCGGCACGCTCAAGCTCGCCGATGCCATTCTGGCGCTGGCGAAGGCCGAGCCGCAGCTTCAATTGTCGTTGTCGTTGGAGGACTTCTCGTTTCGCGCCAACGAATTCATGGAGAAGGGCTACGACATCGCGATCTGCATCTCCTCGATCAACGACTCGGCGCTGATCTCGCGGCGTATCGCGACGCTCGAATGGCTGGTCTGCGCGGCGCCCGATTACATCCGGCGGCACGGCCGGCCGAACCATCCGCAGGATCTCAAGCACCACGCCTGTCTCGCGCATCTCAATCTCGAGCCGAACGACCGGCTGTGGCGCTTCGACAGCGACGGCAAGCGGTTGTCGGTGAAGATCGATGGGCCGTTCCAGTCCAACAGCGCCCTGCTGCTGCGCGAGGCGACGTTGCGCGGACTCGGCATCGCCATCCTGCCGCTTTACGCGGTCGCCGAAGACGTCGCAGCGGGGCGGCTGACGCCGCTGCTGCGCCGCCACCGGCTTGGGTCGCGGCCGCTCGCCGCGGTCTATCCGCGCTCCCTGGCGCGTTCGAGCAAGGTCAAGACCGTGAATTCATGGCTGATGCGCTGGTTCAGGGAGCACGACCCCAACACCTACGCCGACTGA
- the carB gene encoding carbamoyl-phosphate synthase large subunit → MPKRTDIKSIMIIGAGPIVIGQACEFDYSGTQACKALKEEGYRIILVNSNPATIMTDPDLADATYIEPITPEIVAKIIEKERPDALLPTMGGQTALNCALSLKKMGTLDKFGVKMIGATAEAIDKAEDRELFREAMTKIGLPTPRSHHIKTLAQALEALEDIGLPAIIRPSFTLGGTGGGIAYNRAEFIEIVERGIDASPTSEVLIEESVLGWKEFEMEVVRDKKDNCIIICSIENIDPMGVHTGDSITIAPALTLTDKEYQILRDASIAVLREIGVETGGSNVQFAINPADGRMIVIEMNPRVSRSSALASKATGFPIAKVAAKLAVGYTLDEIANDITGGATPASFEPTIDYIVTKIPRFAFEKFPGASPVLTTSMKSVGEAMAIGRNFQESLQKALRSLETGLTGLDEIEIEGFDPAKGMDDADNKNAIRAALGTPTPERLLKVAQAMRLGASDELIYNACRIDPWFLAEIRGIVETEAEIKAKGLPTTAGPLRRLKAMGFSDKRLAKLTGSDADTVTGKRRALDVRPVFKRIDTCAAEFASPTAYMYSTYEAPFAGAPANEARPSDKKKVVILGGGPNRIGQGIEFDYCCCHACFALKDAGYETIMVNCNPETVSTDYDTSDRLYFEPLTPEDVLEIIDVERSKGTLHGVIVQFGGQTPLKLASALEKANVPILGTSPDAIDLAEDRDRFKKLLDKLGLRQPQNGIATSPAAVREIADKIGYPVVIRPSNVLGGRGMEIVRDGAQLDRYVSRLAATLDKPSELVVSEKSPLLIDRYLTDATEVDVDCLADGKDTFIAGIMEHIEEAGIHSGDSACALPPYSLSKDMIAELERQTRELALALNVGGLMNVQYAIKDGAIYVLEVNPRASRTVPFVAKVIGLPIAKIAARVMAGESLASFNLKHSTYAHRAVKEAVFPFARFPGVDTLLGPEMKSTGEVMGLDTSFEVAFAKSQIGGGTVLPRSGTVFVSVRDDDKARILPAIKLLAALGFKTIATSGTQRFLAEQGVQATKINKVLEGRPHIVDAIKNGGVQLVFNTTEGATALADSRSLRHAALLHKVPYYTTLSGAVAAAQGIKAYLGGDLEVRALQSYNRS, encoded by the coding sequence ATGCCCAAACGCACTGACATCAAATCGATCATGATCATCGGCGCCGGTCCGATCGTCATCGGTCAGGCCTGCGAGTTCGACTACTCGGGTACCCAGGCGTGCAAGGCCCTCAAGGAAGAGGGCTACCGCATCATCCTGGTCAACTCGAACCCGGCGACGATCATGACCGATCCCGATCTCGCCGACGCCACCTATATCGAGCCGATCACGCCCGAGATCGTCGCCAAGATCATCGAGAAGGAACGGCCGGACGCGCTCTTGCCGACCATGGGCGGCCAGACGGCGCTGAACTGCGCACTGTCGCTCAAGAAGATGGGCACGCTCGACAAGTTCGGCGTGAAGATGATCGGCGCCACCGCCGAGGCGATCGACAAGGCGGAAGACCGCGAACTGTTCCGCGAAGCGATGACCAAGATCGGTCTGCCGACGCCGCGCTCGCATCACATCAAGACCTTGGCGCAGGCGCTCGAAGCGCTGGAAGACATCGGCCTGCCGGCCATCATCCGTCCGTCCTTCACGCTCGGCGGCACCGGCGGCGGTATCGCCTATAACCGCGCCGAATTCATCGAGATCGTCGAGCGCGGCATCGACGCCTCCCCCACCAGCGAAGTGCTGATCGAAGAATCGGTGCTCGGCTGGAAAGAGTTCGAGATGGAGGTGGTGCGCGACAAGAAAGACAACTGCATCATCATCTGCTCGATCGAGAACATCGATCCGATGGGCGTGCACACCGGCGACTCGATCACCATCGCGCCGGCGCTGACGCTCACCGACAAGGAATACCAGATCCTGCGCGACGCCTCGATCGCCGTGCTGCGCGAGATCGGCGTCGAGACCGGCGGCTCGAACGTGCAGTTCGCGATCAACCCGGCCGACGGCCGCATGATCGTCATCGAGATGAACCCGCGCGTGTCACGTTCCTCGGCGCTGGCGTCGAAGGCCACGGGCTTTCCGATCGCCAAGGTCGCGGCCAAGCTCGCGGTCGGCTACACGCTCGACGAGATCGCCAACGACATCACCGGCGGCGCGACGCCGGCTTCGTTCGAGCCGACGATCGACTACATCGTCACCAAGATTCCGCGTTTCGCCTTCGAGAAATTCCCCGGCGCGTCGCCGGTGCTCACCACATCGATGAAGTCGGTGGGCGAAGCCATGGCGATCGGCCGCAATTTCCAGGAGTCGCTGCAAAAGGCGCTGCGCTCTTTGGAGACCGGCCTCACCGGTCTCGACGAGATCGAGATCGAGGGCTTCGATCCGGCCAAGGGCATGGACGATGCCGACAACAAAAACGCCATCCGCGCCGCGCTCGGCACGCCGACGCCAGAGCGTTTGTTGAAAGTGGCGCAGGCGATGCGCCTCGGCGCGAGCGACGAGCTCATCTACAATGCCTGCCGCATCGATCCATGGTTCCTCGCCGAGATCCGCGGCATCGTCGAGACCGAAGCCGAGATCAAGGCGAAGGGGCTGCCGACCACGGCCGGCCCGCTGCGCCGGCTCAAGGCGATGGGCTTCTCCGACAAGCGGCTGGCCAAGCTCACCGGCAGCGACGCCGACACCGTGACGGGCAAGCGCCGCGCGCTCGATGTGCGGCCGGTGTTCAAGCGCATCGATACCTGCGCCGCCGAGTTCGCCTCGCCCACCGCCTACATGTACTCGACCTACGAAGCGCCGTTCGCCGGCGCGCCGGCCAACGAGGCGCGGCCCTCGGACAAGAAGAAGGTCGTCATTCTCGGCGGCGGCCCGAACCGCATCGGCCAGGGCATCGAGTTCGACTACTGCTGCTGCCACGCCTGCTTCGCGCTCAAGGACGCGGGCTACGAGACCATCATGGTCAACTGCAATCCGGAGACGGTGTCGACCGACTACGACACGTCCGACCGGCTCTATTTCGAGCCGCTCACGCCGGAAGACGTGCTCGAGATCATCGACGTCGAGCGCTCGAAGGGCACGCTGCACGGCGTGATCGTGCAGTTCGGCGGCCAGACGCCGCTCAAGCTCGCGAGCGCGCTGGAAAAGGCGAACGTGCCGATCCTCGGCACCTCGCCCGACGCCATCGACCTCGCGGAAGACCGCGACCGCTTCAAGAAGCTGCTCGACAAGCTCGGCCTGCGCCAGCCGCAGAACGGCATCGCCACGTCGCCGGCGGCCGTGCGCGAGATCGCCGACAAGATCGGTTATCCCGTCGTGATCCGCCCCTCGAACGTGCTCGGCGGACGCGGCATGGAAATCGTGCGCGACGGTGCGCAGCTCGACCGCTATGTCAGCCGCCTCGCGGCGACGCTCGACAAGCCGTCCGAGCTGGTGGTGTCGGAAAAGAGCCCGCTGCTAATCGATCGCTATCTGACGGATGCGACCGAGGTCGATGTCGACTGTCTCGCCGACGGCAAGGACACGTTCATCGCCGGCATCATGGAACACATCGAGGAAGCTGGCATTCACTCGGGCGATAGCGCCTGCGCGCTGCCGCCCTACTCGCTGTCCAAGGACATGATTGCCGAGCTCGAGCGGCAGACGCGCGAACTGGCGCTGGCGCTCAATGTCGGCGGCTTGATGAACGTGCAATACGCCATCAAGGACGGCGCGATCTACGTGCTCGAGGTCAATCCGCGCGCCTCGCGCACGGTGCCCTTCGTCGCCAAGGTGATCGGCCTGCCGATCGCCAAGATCGCCGCCCGGGTCATGGCCGGCGAAAGCCTCGCAAGTTTCAATCTCAAGCACAGCACCTATGCGCACCGCGCGGTAAAGGAAGCCGTCTTCCCCTTCGCCCGCTTCCCCGGAGTCGACACGCTGCTCGGGCCGGAAATGAAGTCCACCGGCGAGGTGATGGGGCTCGATACGTCCTTCGAAGTCGCTTTCGCCAAGAGTCAGATCGGCGGCGGCACCGTTTTGCCGCGGTCCGGCACAGTCTTCGTTTCGGTCCGCGACGACGACAAGGCGCGCATCCTCCCGGCGATCAAGCTGCTCGCCGCGCTGGGCTTCAAGACGATCGCCACCTCCGGCACCCAGCGCTTCCTGGCCGAACAGGGCGTGCAGGCGACCAAGATCAACAAGGTGTTGGAAGGGCGGCCGCACATCGTCGACGCCATCAAGAACGGCGGCGTCCAGCTCGTTTTCAACACGACCGAGGGGGCGACCGCTTTGGCCGACAGCCGGTCCCTGCGCCATGCCGCCCTCTTGCATAAAGTCCCGTACTACACCACTCTTTCGGGAGCCGTCGCGGCGGCGCAAGGCATCAAAGCCTATCTCGGGGGGGACCTCGAGGTGCGGGCGCTGCAAAGCTACAACCGCTCGTGA
- a CDS encoding bifunctional protein-serine/threonine kinase/phosphatase — translation MPGGLKISVGQYSDKGRKETNQDFHGVLVPQEPLLSAKGVAIVLADGISSSDVGHIASESAVKSFLTDYYCTSETWTVKTSAQRVIAATNSWLHAQTRRGRNPYDKDKGYVCTLSAMVVKSATAHIFHVGDARVYRVAGHSLEQLTDDHRVVVSSEQSYLGRALGIGAQVEIDYQSLPIQKDDVFVLATDGVYDYVGARDIVGAVKDNNADLDRAARRIVELAYGNGSNDNLTVQIVRIDAVPDGEAGEVVDRPSELPLPPLLEARMVFDGYRIVRELHGSSRSHIYLAVDTASDALVTLKLPSIDLRGDPAYLRRFVMEEWVARRINSAHVLRPCGQDRKRNYLYVVMEYIDGQTLRQWMTDNPKPDVETVRGIVEQIAAGLQAFHRMEVLHQDIRPDNIMIDKTGTVKIIDFGSTKVAGVVEAKPEAADDILGTPQYTAPEYFLGESGAQGSDIFSLGVIAYEMLTGRLPYGAKVATTRTRAQQRKLKYRPAIGDNSAIPAWLDKVLEKAVQPDPFKRYSELSEFVFDLRHPPRAFLDPVPAPLIERHPLLFWQGLCFVLVCAVLFLLARLHGVI, via the coding sequence ATGCCGGGCGGGCTGAAAATATCGGTCGGGCAGTATTCTGATAAAGGTCGCAAAGAGACCAATCAGGATTTCCACGGCGTTCTGGTGCCGCAGGAGCCGCTGCTCAGCGCGAAGGGCGTCGCGATCGTCCTTGCCGACGGCATCAGCAGCAGCGATGTCGGCCACATCGCCAGCGAATCCGCCGTCAAGAGTTTCCTGACCGACTATTACTGCACGTCGGAAACCTGGACCGTGAAGACATCCGCGCAGCGGGTCATCGCGGCCACCAATTCCTGGCTCCATGCGCAGACGCGGCGCGGCCGCAATCCATACGACAAGGACAAGGGTTACGTCTGCACGCTGAGCGCGATGGTCGTCAAATCGGCGACCGCCCACATCTTTCACGTCGGCGACGCGCGCGTCTACCGCGTTGCCGGCCATTCGCTCGAGCAACTCACCGACGACCACCGCGTCGTCGTTTCATCGGAACAGTCATATCTCGGCCGCGCGCTCGGCATCGGCGCGCAAGTGGAAATCGATTATCAGAGCCTGCCGATCCAGAAAGACGACGTCTTCGTGCTGGCGACCGACGGCGTGTACGATTACGTCGGCGCGCGGGACATCGTCGGCGCGGTCAAGGACAACAACGCCGATCTCGACCGGGCGGCGCGGCGTATCGTCGAACTGGCCTACGGCAATGGCAGCAACGACAATCTCACGGTGCAGATCGTCAGGATCGACGCCGTGCCGGACGGCGAGGCGGGTGAAGTCGTCGACCGGCCGTCGGAACTGCCGCTGCCGCCGCTGCTCGAAGCGCGCATGGTGTTCGACGGCTATCGCATCGTGCGCGAACTGCACGGCTCGAGCCGCAGCCATATCTATCTTGCCGTCGACACCGCAAGCGACGCGCTGGTGACGCTCAAGCTTCCCTCGATCGATCTGCGCGGCGATCCGGCCTATCTGCGGCGCTTCGTCATGGAGGAGTGGGTCGCGCGGCGCATCAACAGCGCCCATGTGCTCCGGCCCTGCGGCCAGGACCGGAAACGCAACTACCTCTACGTCGTCATGGAGTACATCGACGGCCAGACCTTGCGGCAGTGGATGACGGACAACCCCAAGCCGGATGTGGAAACGGTGCGCGGCATCGTCGAGCAGATCGCCGCCGGGCTGCAGGCTTTCCACCGCATGGAGGTGCTGCACCAGGATATCCGGCCCGACAACATCATGATCGACAAGACCGGCACCGTGAAGATCATCGATTTCGGCTCGACCAAAGTCGCCGGTGTGGTCGAAGCCAAGCCGGAGGCCGCGGACGATATCCTCGGCACGCCGCAATACACCGCGCCGGAGTACTTCCTCGGCGAGAGCGGCGCGCAGGGCTCCGACATCTTTTCGCTCGGCGTGATCGCCTATGAGATGTTGACCGGCCGGCTGCCTTATGGCGCGAAGGTGGCGACGACCCGTACGCGCGCGCAGCAGCGCAAATTGAAGTATCGCCCGGCGATCGGCGACAACAGCGCCATTCCCGCTTGGCTCGACAAGGTGCTGGAGAAGGCGGTTCAGCCCGATCCGTTCAAGCGCTACAGCGAACTATCGGAGTTCGTCTTCGACCTGCGTCATCCGCCGCGCGCGTTTCTCGATCCGGTGCCGGCGCCGCTGATCGAGCGCCATCCTTTGTTGTTTTGGCAGGGGCTGTGCTTCGTCCTCGTCTGCGCCGTTCTGTTTCTGCTCGCGCGCCTGCACGGCGTCATCTAG
- a CDS encoding 5-methyltetrahydropteroyltriglutamate--homocysteine S-methyltransferase has product MNVHAAVATVNPPFRAEHVGSLLRPAELLRQRERFERGEIDRDALTVAEDQAIRDAIRLQEQLGFKFVTDGEFRRRSYHSFFYRQLGDLSIDTIGGADAVGAKDGGGRGAQPMALIRSRVKWTHPINGPDVAFLKANSERLPKITIPGPCALHFRGGDAAVTASAYKDTDQFWSDTVEAFTLELKSLADAGCSYVQIDETAFAKFGDPDVQASLAARGDNWSELIDKYIAVTNRVLRAAPPNMRIGMHLCRGNRGGHWHAEGSYEEVAERLFNALEIPFYFLEYDTPRAGSFTPLRYVPARKHIVLGLVSSKSPVIEDKAALRSRLEDATKFVPLDRLSVSPQCGFASVDTGNPVTPEVQKRKLALVCELARDIWSDT; this is encoded by the coding sequence ATGAACGTCCACGCCGCCGTTGCGACGGTCAATCCGCCATTTCGCGCCGAGCATGTCGGCAGTCTGCTGCGGCCGGCGGAATTGCTGCGCCAGCGCGAGCGCTTCGAACGCGGAGAGATCGACCGGGATGCGCTGACGGTGGCGGAGGACCAGGCCATCCGCGATGCCATCCGGCTGCAGGAACAGCTTGGCTTCAAGTTCGTAACCGACGGCGAGTTTCGGCGCCGCTCCTATCACAGCTTCTTCTATCGTCAGCTCGGCGATCTGAGCATCGACACGATCGGCGGTGCGGACGCGGTCGGTGCAAAGGATGGTGGCGGCCGCGGCGCGCAGCCGATGGCGCTCATCCGCAGCCGCGTGAAGTGGACGCATCCGATCAACGGTCCCGATGTCGCCTTCCTGAAGGCGAATTCCGAGCGACTGCCGAAGATCACGATCCCGGGTCCGTGCGCGCTGCATTTCCGCGGCGGCGACGCGGCGGTGACGGCGAGCGCTTATAAGGACACCGATCAGTTCTGGTCGGACACGGTGGAAGCCTTCACTCTCGAGCTGAAGTCGCTGGCCGACGCGGGCTGCAGCTATGTGCAGATCGACGAGACCGCGTTCGCGAAGTTCGGCGATCCCGACGTGCAGGCAAGCCTCGCCGCGCGCGGCGACAACTGGAGCGAACTGATCGACAAATACATCGCGGTGACCAACCGCGTGCTGCGCGCGGCGCCGCCGAACATGCGCATCGGCATGCATCTGTGCCGCGGCAATCGCGGCGGTCACTGGCACGCCGAAGGCAGCTATGAAGAGGTCGCGGAGCGACTGTTCAACGCGCTGGAGATCCCGTTCTATTTCCTGGAATACGACACGCCGCGCGCCGGCAGCTTCACGCCGCTACGTTACGTTCCCGCCCGCAAGCACATCGTTCTCGGCCTCGTATCCTCGAAGTCGCCGGTCATTGAAGACAAAGCCGCGCTGCGCAGCCGGCTCGAAGACGCCACCAAATTCGTCCCGCTCGACCGGCTGTCGGTCAGTCCGCAATGCGGTTTCGCCAGTGTCGATACGGGCAATCCCGTCACGCCGGAGGTGCAGAAGCGCAAGCTTGCTTTGGTCTGCGAACTGGCGCGGGATATCTGGAGCGACACATAA